In Tachypleus tridentatus isolate NWPU-2018 chromosome 7, ASM421037v1, whole genome shotgun sequence, a genomic segment contains:
- the LOC143256731 gene encoding uncharacterized protein LOC143256731 isoform X1 — protein sequence MIHEQITLRTPFPVVLCALIAVASAGIFGPGALGPAGFTGAGVGFAGGPAFAAGPAFAAAPAVAAAPAFAAAPAFAAAAAPAAVTGSSAVTVSTDNQRALPAGGALGGVYGFGYGLGGIGAPAIYGGYGGYAAPAAYGAYGAYAAPAAFVARPAVVGAGGFGFGFGGKYH from the exons ATGATCCACGAACAAATTACTTTAAGAACACCTTTTCCG gttGTTCTGTGTGCCTTGATCGCCGTGGCGAGCGCTGGCATCTTTGGTCCAGGAGCTCTCGGTCCAGCCGGATTCACAGGAGCAGGAGTTGGTTTTGCAGGCGGTCCCGCCTTTGCAGCTGGTCCAGCTTTTGCCGCTGCTCCTGCCGTCGCCGCCGCTCCCGCTTTTGCCGCCGCTCCCGCCTTTGCCGCCGCCGCTGCTCCCGCTGCCGTGACCGGAAGCTCTGCCGTTACTGTCAGCACTGACAACCAGCGTGCCCTTCCTGCTGGAGGAGCCCTTGGTGGTGTTTACGGTTTTGGATATGGTCTTGGTGGCATTGGTGCCCCAGCCATCTATGGAGGCTATGGTGGTTACGCTGCTCCAGCCGCCTATGGAGCCTACGGTGCTTACGCCGCCCCTGCTGCCTTTGTTGCCCGTCCCGCCGTCGTTGGAGCAGgaggttttggttttggttttggtgGTAAATACCACTAA
- the LOC143256731 gene encoding uncharacterized protein LOC143256731 isoform X2 — translation MKTAVVLCALIAVASAGIFGPGALGPAGFTGAGVGFAGGPAFAAGPAFAAAPAVAAAPAFAAAPAFAAAAAPAAVTGSSAVTVSTDNQRALPAGGALGGVYGFGYGLGGIGAPAIYGGYGGYAAPAAYGAYGAYAAPAAFVARPAVVGAGGFGFGFGGKYH, via the exons ATGAAAACCGCT gttGTTCTGTGTGCCTTGATCGCCGTGGCGAGCGCTGGCATCTTTGGTCCAGGAGCTCTCGGTCCAGCCGGATTCACAGGAGCAGGAGTTGGTTTTGCAGGCGGTCCCGCCTTTGCAGCTGGTCCAGCTTTTGCCGCTGCTCCTGCCGTCGCCGCCGCTCCCGCTTTTGCCGCCGCTCCCGCCTTTGCCGCCGCCGCTGCTCCCGCTGCCGTGACCGGAAGCTCTGCCGTTACTGTCAGCACTGACAACCAGCGTGCCCTTCCTGCTGGAGGAGCCCTTGGTGGTGTTTACGGTTTTGGATATGGTCTTGGTGGCATTGGTGCCCCAGCCATCTATGGAGGCTATGGTGGTTACGCTGCTCCAGCCGCCTATGGAGCCTACGGTGCTTACGCCGCCCCTGCTGCCTTTGTTGCCCGTCCCGCCGTCGTTGGAGCAGgaggttttggttttggttttggtgGTAAATACCACTAA